From Numida meleagris isolate 19003 breed g44 Domestic line chromosome 4, NumMel1.0, whole genome shotgun sequence, the proteins below share one genomic window:
- the ZNF330 gene encoding zinc finger protein 330 yields the protein MPKKKTGARKKAENRREREKQIRASRANIDLAKHPCNASMECDKCQRRQKNRAFCYFCNSVQKLPICAQCGKTKCMMKSSDCVIKHAGVYSTGLAMVGAICDFCEAWVCHGRKCLSTHACVCPLADAECIECERSVWDHGGRMFACSFCHNFLCEDDQFEHQASCQVLEAETFKCVSCNRLGQHSCLRCKACFCDDHVRSKVFKQEKGKEPPCPKCGHETQQTKDLSMSTRSLKFGRQTGGEDADGASGYDAYWKNLSSSKAGDAGDRDDEYDEYEAEDDDEDDDEGGKDSDTETTDVFSNLSLGRTYASGYAHYEEPED from the exons ATGCCTAAAAAGAAGACTGGTGCTCGTAAGAAAGCTGAGAACCGGCGAGAACGTGAGAAGCAGATAAGGGCTTCAAGAGCCAACATAGATTTAGCCAAACATCCTTGTAATGCTTCAATG gaaTGTGATAAGTGCCAAAG ACGACAGAAGAATAGAGCTTTTTGCTACTTCTGCAACTCTGTTCAAAAATTGCCCATTTGTGCACAGTGTG GAAAAACCAAATGCATGATGAAGTCTTCAGATTGTGTCATAAAACATGCTGGTGTGTACAGTACTGGACTGGCAATGGTG GGTGCAATCTGTGATTTCTGCGAAGCCTGGGTGTGCCATGGGAGGAAGTGTCTCAGCACACATGCATGCGTCTGCCCTCTGGCAGATGCAGAATGTATTGAGTGTGAAAGAAGTGTCTGGGATCATG GAGGCAGAATGTTTGCCTGCTCTTTTTGCCACAATTTCCTTTGTGAAGATGATCAGTTTGAACATCAAGCCAGCTGCCAAGTTTTGGAAGCAGAGACATTTAAAT GTGTTTCCTGTAACAGGCTTGGGCAGCATTCATGCCTGCGTTGTAAG GCTTGTTTTTGTGATGATCATGTGCGAAGTAAGGTTTTTAagcaagaaaagggaaaagagccTCCCTGCCCTAAATGTGGCCATGAAACTCAGCAGACAAAGGATCTGAGCATGTCAA CACGCTCTTTGAAGTTTGGCCGCCAGACTGGAGGTGAAGATGCAGACGGTGCTTCTGGTTATGATGCCTACTGGAAAAACCTCTCCTCCAGCAAGGCTGGAGATGCAGGTGATCGTGACGATGAATATGACGAATATGAAGCAGAAGATGAcgatgaagatgatgatgaaggAGGGAAGGATTCTGATACAGAGACCACAGATGTATTCAGCAATTTGAGTTTAGGGAGGACGTACGCTAGTGGGTACGCACATTATGAAGAACCTGAAGATTAG